One part of the Rutidosis leptorrhynchoides isolate AG116_Rl617_1_P2 chromosome 1, CSIRO_AGI_Rlap_v1, whole genome shotgun sequence genome encodes these proteins:
- the LOC139885075 gene encoding F-box/kelch-repeat protein At3g06240-like, protein MDDYKVIVGFMKGDYVTCFHVLSLKSNVWKHVGEVNYCHFSSIGVLCNGALHWLMLDINENMVIISFDLSENKFNEIPQPDDVTCQYFMGRSECPTLGTIEDCLCVFDQEWLPKNLRKMKDYNVKGSWEMVGHDDWGIRVMSYIGCKNRSMEFDLTSRYIMMYIS, encoded by the coding sequence ATGGATGACTATAAGGTTATAGTTGGGTTTATGAAAGGTGATTATGTGACGTGTTTTCATGTTCTAAGTTTGAAATCCAATGTTTGGAAACATGTTGGGGAAGTGAATTATTGTCATTTTAGTAGCATTGGTGTGTTATGTAACGGGGCGCTTCACTGGTTAATGTTGGACATAAATGAGAATATGGTTATTATTTCTTTTGATTTATCCGAAAATAAATTTAATGAAATCCCGCAACCTGATGATGTGACATGTCAATATTTTATGGGTCGCTCTGAATGCCCAACGTTGGGAACGATAGAAGACTGTCTATGCGTATTTGATCAGGAATGGCTTCCCAAAAACTTAAGGAAAATGAAGGATTACAATGTAAAGGGTTCTTGGGAAATGGTAGGACATGATGATTGGGGAATAAGAGTGATGTCGTACATTGGTTGCAAGAACCGAAGCATGGAATTCGATTTGACAAGTCGTTATATCATGATGTACATAAGTTGA